The window GGCCAACATGTTTTATCTAAATACTCTTAATTTGGAAAGTACGACATTGAAATCTTTTGAGCGTATAACAAAACTTCCGCTTCAAAATCTCTATATATACGGCAATAAACCGAGCGAGCCGATTCCGATTAAAGAGCTGTCCGAACTGAAAAACATTCGTATTAAGAATAATTCCTCTTGGAATGATTTCGGATTTCTTTCAAATCTGAAAAAATTGGAATCTATAAGAATTGAATATTGCTCAAAAATTGAAAAAGTACCGCCGATTTACGGACTTCATAATCTAAAATATGTAGAATTCAGTAATTGCAACAGACTTAAAGACATTACGGCCTTATGGAATTTATCTAATGATTGCGAAGTTTTAGCGACCGGCACTCAGCTTTCTAAAGAAAAAATAACTTATTGCTATGAGCCTGAATTGGGATTACAAGCTTGGTGTAAAGAACATTCGACAAATCTTCCGCCGAAAATATCGGAGAAATAAATTAGGTTTCGTTAGGAGAAAATATAATGAATTTGCTTGAATATATGCGGGAACAAAACAAAATGACGCAGGAAGTATGGGAAAATACTTTTGAAAAACGTGAACATGAAATTTTGGTTCTCAGACATGAAGGCGGCGGAGCACGTAAGAAAAACGGCTTTTGGGATGCCGCAGTTTACTTTTTGGCGTATCTGGATTGCACAACAGGATTATTGCATAAAGAAGAAGGGCGTCTGGTATATCCCGTCAGTGATAATGAACATGAAAAAGGGAGAATTTGGGAACGCTTTGAGGATAATACAATTTACCGTTTAAAGGTGCGCACAAAAATATCGGAGAATGTTTCCGAAAGTATTTTAAAATCTTCCCAAAACCGATTTCTTGTTGTGGAAATTATTGAAAAAAATCCGCCCTGCCCCGAACTGGAAGAAATACTTACAGAATATAAAAAACCCGTCATTTTACAGGATAACACATTGGGAGAATTGACACTTAATAAAAAATTGAACTGTTTTGAAGGCACTGTTTATTGGCAAGGCAAAACGGCGAATATTTCATTGGAAGTAAATAAGGATAATAAAAGCGGTTGGTCAAAGGCAAAAACAGCCATGAAAACTATGTTGACGGAACAGGAAAAATGGGACAGGGAGATGCGCGATTTTGCGGCAAAAAAACTCACCCCGCTTGCAGGTAAATGGCGCGAATCGGCGGAACCGACCGCCCCGGAAATAACGGAACAAAGTTTTGCACGGCGGATTGAACTTAAAACAATCTCAATTACGGCGGGCGGCTCCTTTTCAGCTTATTTTGATGATGACGATATGTTTTTCGGTCATTGTGTTACAGTGCAAGGAAGTTTAAAAAAAGGCGTTATATCGGCAAATATGGAAGGTTAATTGCTCTACGGTAGACCTAAATTTAAACCGGAAGTTATTTAAAGTCCGAAATTAAACCGTAAAAGACAGAAAACAAAGCGTCGGTGCGTATTTTAACTTTATTTTGTCCGAATAAGTAAACGGGAGTTAAAGATCTTGAAGAAACTGCAATTTTAATTAAAAATAATATTGAAGAAAGTGCAATTTTACTCAAAAATAACCTTGAAGAAACTGCAAAAATATAGTATAAGTAAATTCCAACAAGGAGGTTTACTCCGTGTTTTTCAATAGAAAAGTATATGCAAGGTTATTAGAGTGGAAAGAAAAGTTTTCAGATAAATATGCGGCTATGCTTGAAGGAGCACGGCGAGTCGGAAAATCGACAATTGCGGAAAACTTCGCAATGAATGAATATAAATCATATATTTTGCTGGATTTTTCGAAAATAACAAATAACATAAAAGCCTGCTTTGATGATGTCGGAAATTTGGACTTGTTTTTTTTAAGGCTTCAAGCTGAAACCGCATAGAACTGTATGAGAATAATTCCCTCATAATCTTTGATGAAGTCCAGATGTTTCCGCGCGCCCGACAGGCAATAAAGCATTTGGTTTCCGACGGAAGATACAGTTACTTGGAAACGGGCTCATTAATTTCCATCAAAAAAAATGTAAAAAATATTTTAATTCCTTCCGAAGAAATGAAAATACCGGTTCATCCAATGGATTATGAAGAGTTTTGTAAAGCCGCCGGCCATAATTATTCTTTATTAAAACGGATTTTTGAAACGGAGAAAGCGATTGGCCAAAGCACAAATCGCAAACTTATGAGAGATTTAAGAATATATATGGCAGTAGGAGGCATGCCGCAAGCTGTAGAGGCTTATGTGAACGGAAAGAATTTTTCAGATATAGATAAGATAAAGCGTCAAATTATTTCGTTATATGAAGATGACTTTAAGAAAATAGATTCATCGGGAAGAATAACCGCAATGTATAGGTCAATCCCGGCTCAGCTTGCAAAAAAATCGAAAAAGTACAGAATTACTACCGCCATCGGAAAAAGAAACAGCAAAAAAAATGCGGAACTGCTATTTGATTTGCTGGATTCAAAAACAGTACTGCCATGTTTTAATTCGACAAATCCCGGAGCTATCTTGGCGGGATACAAAGGATTTAGAAAGCTATAAATTATATCTTTGCGATACAGGTTTATTTGTCACGCTGATGTTTATTGACAGGCCTGTAACGGAAAACGACATATATGCCAAATTACTTTCAGATAAATTACCTGCAAATCTCGGATATCTTTATGAAAATCTTGTCGCACAGATAATAACTGCATCAGGTAGAGAATTGTATTATCATACATGGGAAAAAAAAGGCAGCTCCCATTATTATGAGGTTGACTTTTTAACTGCGGAAGGTAGTAAAATAAATGCTTTTGAGATAAAGTCTTCGGGAACAGGAAAATATGAATCAATTAGAGAGTTTTCACGGAAGTACTCAAATAATGTGAAGAAAACATATTTGATTTCACAAAAAGACATACTCAAGAAAGAATCATTATTTTTCAAACCATTCTATTTGGTTCCGTTTCTTGTATAAAAACTTTCGGTTGTCTAAAAAAGTAAGCTGGAATTTGTAGAGAGGTACATAAAAAACCTCCGTTACGGGCAACTCATAAAACGATAAATTAAAACTTTATCCGTTTTTTATGAATCAAAATTAAGAGGAAAGGACAAATCCCCGAATTTTTTTAAAAATAAGGAAAAATCTTCCGGCAAGGCAGCCGTTATCGTGTCGGGAACATCGTCAAAAAGACGTTCTTTAAATTTAAGTTTATAAGCATGCAAAAAATAGCTTTTCGCGCCGTAAAAAGATTGTTTTGAACCGTATTTTATGTCATTTAAAAGGGGCGTTCCGAGGCGGCTGCACTGAATACGTATTTGATGCTTTCTTCCCGTAATAAGTTTAAACCTTACTAAAGCAATATTTTCACTTTTTAAAACCGCCAGAGGTTCGGCTAAAGTAAAACAGTCTTTACCGTCTATAATGCTCTTTAATTCTTTTTTTATATTTATTCCTTCTATAATTCCGAGATAATATTTTTCTATTTTATCTTCTTTAAGAGCACGGGAAAATTCTTGCGCACCTTTTAAACTTTGAGAAAATGTTATAATCCCCGAGGTATTTTTATCCAACCTATGAAGAGGACCTGAAGTAAATGCAAGACTGTTTTCCGTTCCGGGAAAGTGCTTTAACACGGCTTGACAAAGGCTTTTTTCTCCATGTACTATCTCTCCGTTTTTTTTATTTATAAAAAGTAAATCGTTTGTACGCAAAATTACAGCCGGTTTTTCTTCCGAATCCGCCACAACAGGAATTTTTTCATAAAACCCGCATTTTTTGCCGTTATCCTCATTAAAAAAAGCGGTACGGATTTCAAGTTTATCGCCTTTTACGGTTATATAATCGGGTT is drawn from Treponema pedis and contains these coding sequences:
- a CDS encoding DUF4143 domain-containing protein, whose protein sequence is MRNCYLICWIQKQYCHVLIRQIPELSWRDTKDLESYKLYLCDTGLFVTLMFIDRPVTENDIYAKLLSDKLPANLGYLYENLVAQIITASGRELYYHTWEKKGSSHYYEVDFLTAEGSKINAFEIKSSGTGKYESIREFSRKYSNNVKKTYLISQKDILKKESLFFKPFYLVPFLV
- a CDS encoding RluA family pseudouridine synthase encodes the protein MVYNIKMNGENGVFIIAENDEGRRIDRILRKFLAKTPLSRIYSAIRTGKIKINGRKCKPDYITVKGDKLEIRTAFFNEDNGKKCGFYEKIPVVADSEEKPAVILRTNDLLFINKKNGEIVHGEKSLCQAVLKHFPGTENSLAFTSGPLHRLDKNTSGIITFSQSLKGAQEFSRALKEDKIEKYYLGIIEGINIKKELKSIIDGKDCFTLAEPLAVLKSENIALVRFKLITGRKHQIRIQCSRLGTPLLNDIKYGSKQSFYGAKSYFLHAYKLKFKERLFDDVPDTITAALPEDFSLFLKKFGDLSFPLNFDS
- a CDS encoding AAA family ATPase — its product is MFFNRKVYARLLEWKEKFSDKYAAMLEGARRVGKSTIAENFAMNEYKSYILLDFSKITNNIKACFDDVGNLDLFFLRLQAETA
- a CDS encoding DUF2262 domain-containing protein; amino-acid sequence: MNLLEYMREQNKMTQEVWENTFEKREHEILVLRHEGGGARKKNGFWDAAVYFLAYLDCTTGLLHKEEGRLVYPVSDNEHEKGRIWERFEDNTIYRLKVRTKISENVSESILKSSQNRFLVVEIIEKNPPCPELEEILTEYKKPVILQDNTLGELTLNKKLNCFEGTVYWQGKTANISLEVNKDNKSGWSKAKTAMKTMLTEQEKWDREMRDFAAKKLTPLAGKWRESAEPTAPEITEQSFARRIELKTISITAGGSFSAYFDDDDMFFGHCVTVQGSLKKGVISANMEG